Genomic DNA from Thermosipho ferrireducens:
AGAACCTTCAACAAAATAAATTTCCATACCTTGAGCTTTAAGGATTGAAGCATCGTCTGTGTAATAACTAAGATTCTTTTCCTCTTTTTTAAATGCATTATAAATAAGTCCAAATTTAAAAGATTGAGGAGTCTGGACAATATATAATAAATCTCTTTTTGGAACCGCGTCTAATTTTCTCCCATCCCGGGAGATAACCATGGTATTTTCAGAAGGCACAACTGTTATAACAGCTCCGAATTTTCGGGCTAATGAAATATTTTCATTTATGATTCTTTCACTCACAAAAGGTCTAACTCCATCGTGTATTAAAATTATGTCATCGCTTTCCGCGAAATTAGATATATATTTTAAAGCTTTGTAAGTAGATTCTTCCCGTGAATTACCACCTTCTATAATTTCTATGTTCTTGTCCTTTAATATTTCCCGGGTCTTTTTCATCCAGTTTTTATTTGACACGACTAATACTTTGTCCACCGTTCTTAAACTGTAGAATTTTTCAATAGTATATTCCATAAGATATCTATCCCTGATTTTCAAAAATTGCTTTGGAATTTTTGAACCTAATCTTTTCCCAATTCCACCGAAAAGAATGATCGCCATCACCATTTTCTCACTTACTTTTCATCAAGCCCATATATTTTTATTTTGTATGAAAGTGTTTTGTAATTCATATGAAGTAATTTTCCTGCTTCTTTCCTGGATTTTGATTTTCTAAGAGCTAATTTTATATATTTTTTCTCCAATTGTTTCACAGTTTTGCTAATATAAAGAGGAAGGTCTATTTCTTCAAATCGCTTATTTTCAACAGGAAGGTTAAGCTCACCAGTCAAAGCATATTTATGGGCTACTTCAACTATTTGTTTTGTGTTTCCAGGCCAGTTGTACTGAGATATTAGCACATATTCATCATCTTCCGGAATATGACGGGGGATATTTTTATGCTTTGCATAAATTGAAGAAAGTGCTTTATCAAAAATATACGGTATATCATCTTTTCTTTTTCTCGCTGGAGGAATTTCTATACCTTTTTTGCGAGATACCTTCACATTAAGCTCAGGAGCATGATTCTCAAAAAACCTTATATAATCTTCTATGAAAATACCACTTTCATATTTTAATATTACTTTTTCCCCATCCTTGTGCGCTTTCAAAACCTGTTTTAAAAAATTTCGAATAACCGGTCCCTGAAGTTCCGGAGAAAAATAGAATAAGTCAAACTTCACCTTAATTTTTTCGTACCTTTCCTTCCATTCCAGCATTTCAACAGCAAGCCTCAATTCGTTTTCACTCGACACCATAATTTTCCCCTTAATATCAACATCATGCTTAAAAACAAACACAATATCCCAATTTTCTTCAACGAGTTTTTCATCAATATTTGATTTATATGTATCAAAAACAACATTCTGGTGATTATACAAAAACTCCCTCAGGTTCTCTATGAGAGCCTGAGGGATAAGGATTTTAATCATTGACTCACTCCTTTACAATACGAGTACCTGTCTCGCCCCTCAAAGCTCTATCCAGCGCCTTCATATCTGTTATTATACATTCTTTTCCTGTACTTTCAACAAAGTCTATAGCAGCTTCTATTTTTGGACCCATACTTCCTTTTGGAAAATGTCCTTCATCAAGGTATTTTTTTGCTTCACTTACTTTTATTATATTCAATGGTTTTTCATCTGGTTTCCCAAAATTCAAACACACTTTTTCTACACCAGTAAGTATTATTAACACATCAGCACCTATTTCCTTGGCTAACAAAGCACTAGCTCTATCTTTATCAATAACAGCTTCGACACCTTTTATTATATCATTTTCTTTGACTACTGGAATTCCTCCACCACCTGCACCTATCACAATAATATCATTTTGAAGGAGAAGCTTTATTACATCTTTTTCTATTATATCAAGTGGTTTTGGTGAAGGCACAACTCTTCTCCAACCTCTTCCTGCATCTTCTACAATTACCCAGCCTTTCTCTTCTGCCAGTTTTTTAGCTTCTTCTTCTGAATAAAATGGCCCTACAGGTTTGGTAGGATTTTTAAAAGCTGGATCGTCCTTGTCTACCACTATTTGCGTTACAACTGCCGCTATCTGCAAATCCTTACCGTGTTTTTTCAATTCATTTTTTAAACTTTGAGCAATCATATATCCCAGACTTCCTTGAGTTTGTGCATCGTTAACATCTATTGGGAAAGGTGGAATTTTATCTTTGGCTATATCCTGTTGAACAAGTAAGTTTCCAACCTGTGGCCCATTACCATGAGTTATTGCTATATCAAATTCATCAAGCATTCTCACCAGGAAAGCAGCTGTTTGTTCAAGATTTTTAAACATATTTTCAGCTGTAGGTTTTTCACCAGGCCTATTTACCGCATTCCCACCTATAGCTACAACAGCAAGTTTTTTCATAAAAAAACCTCCTTTTTTAATCTTTTTGCTCGCTTACCGCCGCGGCAAGTGCTATTGAAATTCTCTTTGATTCACTCGTATCTGCTCTTGACACTATAACAATAGGCGCCTTTGCTCCCAATACCAAACCAGCTATTTTCCCTCCTGCAAGATAAACTGCAGATTTTCCTAAAAAGTTTCCGCTATGTATATCAGGTACCACCAAAATGTCGGCTTTACCAGCTACTTCGCCTTTAACTTTTTTGATTTCCGCAGCAAATACGTTTAAAGCATTATCTATACCAAGCGGTCCATCAATCTTACAACCTTTTATTTGTCCTCTTTCATTCATTTTTGCTATAGTAGCTGCTTCCAATGTTTCAGGCATATCTGGATTTACAACTTCTACTGCAGCAATTAAAGCTACCTTTGGCATATCATAGCCGAGTTTGTGAGCTAAACTTACTGCATTATTTATTATTCCAACTTTTTGCATTAAATCTGGCTTTATAACCATACCACCGTCAGTCACAAAAATTATTCTTTGCAAAGCAGGAGTTTCGAGGAGAGCTACATGTGATAAAAGATTTCCTGTTCTTAATCCCCATTCTTTATTCAAAACAGCTTTTAAAAGGCTGGAAGTTTTAACCAATCCTTTCATCAGAATATTTGCTTTTCCTTCTGAAACAAGTTTTACAGCTTTCTCACATGCTTCATATTCATTTTCAACATTTACTATTGGAAAATCTAAACCGAGTTCTTCGCATTTCTTTGAGACTTCTTTTTCATTTCCAACTAAAATAGCTTTTATTCCCATATCTTCCACACTCTTTATAGCTTTTAAGGATTCAGTATCTTCTGCCCCTGCCAGTGCCACAATCGCTACTTTGTTTTTTGCAATCTCGATTATGTCATTGAAACTTTTGAGCAACTTGATCACCTCCCAATATGTTTTACCACTGAACAAAGATAGGCGATTGAAAGTATTGCATTAAAAATAACCTCATAATCATCATGAATAATCCTTACTTTCCTTCCATCTATTCTCTCAATAAGCGGTAAAATTTCTACGATATCTGCTCTCGCAGTGTCTGAGAGTTCTACAATCATTTCTATTGGTGGTTCAAACTTAAAAATAGAAAACTCACTCTCAGGCTTCTGGAGCATTTCTCTTGCACTTCTTTCTATTTCCTCCATTACAGTTACCATAGGTTTAAACTTTGCCGCGTATCTTCCAAGGGAAGTTTTTGTCTCAACATAAACAATATTTTTTAGAGCGCTTAGCTCACTTTTCAATTTATCATCACCTATAACCATAGTCACAGGTACATCGTATAATCCTGCAAAAGCAGCGTTTATAAGTGCCTCATTCATGATTTGTCCATTAATCCATATGTTGTGAATAGCAGAAGATGAGTATGTATGATCCATAGTAGCATACATTGTTCCAACACCGGCATGATAACCAAGGAAAATAACTCTATCAAACGTTTCATTGATACCGCTCATCATATAGTTTTTTCTTAATCCACCACTTATAAGTTCTACATTAGAAAATTCCCTGGATATTTCCCATAAAATATTATCTCCCATAGCATGAGAATCGGATATCAATATTTGATTTTTCCCCAATCCCCTAAGAAGAGCTCTCAAATGTTCCATAAGATAATACTGTTTATAATTATTACCTCTTTCGACATCTGAAAACTGAACAACCCCTCCTAAGCCTTCAAAATCGACTGAGATATAGATTTTCATCGTACACACCCCCGATAAAGATATTATTTTTTACATTTTTTGTAGAATAAAAAATACAAATCAATTCTAAATTAGAATTAAAAAAAAATT
This window encodes:
- a CDS encoding M55 family metallopeptidase, whose amino-acid sequence is MKIYISVDFEGLGGVVQFSDVERGNNYKQYYLMEHLRALLRGLGKNQILISDSHAMGDNILWEISREFSNVELISGGLRKNYMMSGINETFDRVIFLGYHAGVGTMYATMDHTYSSSAIHNIWINGQIMNEALINAAFAGLYDVPVTMVIGDDKLKSELSALKNIVYVETKTSLGRYAAKFKPMVTVMEEIERSAREMLQKPESEFSIFKFEPPIEMIVELSDTARADIVEILPLIERIDGRKVRIIHDDYEVIFNAILSIAYLCSVVKHIGR
- the arcC gene encoding carbamate kinase, with protein sequence MKKLAVVAIGGNAVNRPGEKPTAENMFKNLEQTAAFLVRMLDEFDIAITHGNGPQVGNLLVQQDIAKDKIPPFPIDVNDAQTQGSLGYMIAQSLKNELKKHGKDLQIAAVVTQIVVDKDDPAFKNPTKPVGPFYSEEEAKKLAEEKGWVIVEDAGRGWRRVVPSPKPLDIIEKDVIKLLLQNDIIVIGAGGGGIPVVKENDIIKGVEAVIDKDRASALLAKEIGADVLIILTGVEKVCLNFGKPDEKPLNIIKVSEAKKYLDEGHFPKGSMGPKIEAAIDFVESTGKECIITDMKALDRALRGETGTRIVKE
- a CDS encoding helix-turn-helix domain-containing protein, with the translated sequence MIKILIPQALIENLREFLYNHQNVVFDTYKSNIDEKLVEENWDIVFVFKHDVDIKGKIMVSSENELRLAVEMLEWKERYEKIKVKFDLFYFSPELQGPVIRNFLKQVLKAHKDGEKVILKYESGIFIEDYIRFFENHAPELNVKVSRKKGIEIPPARKRKDDIPYIFDKALSSIYAKHKNIPRHIPEDDEYVLISQYNWPGNTKQIVEVAHKYALTGELNLPVENKRFEEIDLPLYISKTVKQLEKKYIKLALRKSKSRKEAGKLLHMNYKTLSYKIKIYGLDEK
- the ispD gene encoding 2-C-methyl-D-erythritol 4-phosphate cytidylyltransferase, with the protein product MAIILFGGIGKRLGSKIPKQFLKIRDRYLMEYTIEKFYSLRTVDKVLVVSNKNWMKKTREILKDKNIEIIEGGNSREESTYKALKYISNFAESDDIILIHDGVRPFVSERIINENISLARKFGAVITVVPSENTMVISRDGRKLDAVPKRDLLYIVQTPQSFKFGLIYNAFKKEEKNLSYYTDDASILKAQGMEIYFVEGSKLNIKITTKEDLIIAEQLCSMQF
- a CDS encoding bifunctional enoyl-CoA hydratase/phosphate acetyltransferase; this encodes MIKLLKSFNDIIEIAKNKVAIVALAGAEDTESLKAIKSVEDMGIKAILVGNEKEVSKKCEELGLDFPIVNVENEYEACEKAVKLVSEGKANILMKGLVKTSSLLKAVLNKEWGLRTGNLLSHVALLETPALQRIIFVTDGGMVIKPDLMQKVGIINNAVSLAHKLGYDMPKVALIAAVEVVNPDMPETLEAATIAKMNERGQIKGCKIDGPLGIDNALNVFAAEIKKVKGEVAGKADILVVPDIHSGNFLGKSAVYLAGGKIAGLVLGAKAPIVIVSRADTSESKRISIALAAAVSEQKD